Proteins found in one Coffea eugenioides isolate CCC68of chromosome 5, Ceug_1.0, whole genome shotgun sequence genomic segment:
- the LOC113772028 gene encoding uncharacterized protein LOC113772028 isoform X2 has product MASSSDDECMTPEHLLDHPEMKGMIPEHPGIESEFLSHVRSQEICSQERSSSDKESLALESIGSSDKEGSGGSSQEGGSSSQEGSGGSSQEGEGSDSKLENVRKKRELEKLPEIAEEAVEEEEEYRKAKVWKEWWDRRKKEAKEFDLEDWKERNGDLSHKSREQIRGELQEYCKSVPSFPSNLGAIGGLDDVVKSFFVHDVDPKLWEKYVAECRESEVLLRTFSLGQLPLMWITLNCIKSSSSLLLGPWRRSNQDTSFCILSG; this is encoded by the exons ATGGCTTCCAGCAGCGACGATGAATGCATGACCCCTGAGCATCTACTCGACCATCCTGAAATGAAAGGCATGATCCCTGAGCATCCTGGAATCGAGTCGGAGTTTCTCTCGCATGTCAGAAGCCAAGAGATCTGCTCCCAAGAGAGGAGCAGCAGCGACAAAGAGAGCCTCGCCTTGGAGAGCATCGGCAGCTCCGACAAGGAGGGCAGCGGCGGCAGCAGTCAAGAGGGCGGCAGCAGCAGCCAAGAGGGAAGCGGCGGCAGCAGCCAAGAGGGCGAGGGCAGCGACAGCAAGTTGGAGAATGTCCGGAAGAAGCGAGAGTTAGAGAAGCTGCCTGAAATTGCTGAGGAGGCAGTGGAGGAGGAAGAGGAGTATCGGAAGGCAAAAGTGTGGAAGGAATGGTGGGATCGTAGAAAGAAGGAAGCGAAGGAGTTTGACTTGGAGGACTGGAAGGAGAGGAATGGGGACCTCAGCCATAAATCAAGGGAGCAAATTCGGGGGGAACTTCAGGAGTATTGCAAGTCAGTGCCCTCTTTTCCATCTAACCTTGGTGCAATTGGTGGACTTGACGATGTTGTCAAGTCTTTCTTCGTCCACGATGTAGATCCCAAGTTATGGGAAAAATACGTGGCAGAGTGTCGAGAAAGTGAG GTCCTTCTCCGTACCTTCTCGTTAGGCCAATTACCTCTTATGTGGATTACCCTGAACTGCATCAAGAGCTCATCGAGTTTGCTACTAGGGCCCTGGAGGAG AAGCAACCAGGATACCAGTTTTTGCATATTGAGCGGGTAA
- the LOC113772212 gene encoding mannose-1-phosphate guanylyltransferase 1-like, translating into MKALILVGGFGTRLRPLTLSVPKPLVDFANKPMILHQIEALKAIGVTEVVLAINYQPEVMLNFLKDFEAKLGIKITCSQETEPLGTAGPLALARDKLADGSGEPFFVLNSDVISEYPLKEMIEFHKSHGGEASIVVTKVDEPSKYGVVVLEESTGQVERFVEKPKLFVGNKINAGIYLLNPSVLDRIELRPTSIEKEVFPKIAAEKMLYAMVLPGFWMDIGQPRDYISGLRLYLDYLRKKDASKLASGTHIVGNVLVHESAKIGEGCLIGPDVAIGRGCVVEAGVRLSRCTVMHGVRIKKHACISSSIIGWHSTVGEWARVENMTILGEDVHVCDEIYSNGGVVLPHKEIKSSILKPEIVM; encoded by the exons ATGAAGGCACTTATTCTTGTTGGAGGCTTTGGCACTCGTTTGAGGCCACTGACATTAAGTGTCCCTAAGCCACTAGTGGATTTTGCTAATAAACCAATGATCTTGCATCAG ATTGAGGCTCTTAAGGCTATCGGAGTGACTGAAGTGGTTCTTGCAATCAATTACCAGCCAGAA GTGATGCTGAATTTCCTGAAAGACTTCGAGGCAAAGCTTGGGATCAAGATCACATGCTCACAAGAGACTGAGCCACTTGGAACTGCAGGCCCCCTTGCTTTGGCTAGGGACAAGCTGGCAGATGGTTCTGGCGAGCCATTTTTTGTTCTGAACAGTGATGTTATCAGTGAATATCCACTCAAAGAGATGATTGAATTCCACAAATCGCATGGGGGTGAGGCTTCCATTGTGGTAACTAAG GTGGATGAACCTTCAAAATATGGGGTTGTTGTCTTGGAAGAATCGACTGGACAGGTGGAGAGGTTTGTGGAGAAGCCAAAACTATTTGTTGGCAACAAAATTAATGCTGGCATTTACCTTCTGAACCCTTCTGTTCTTGATCGAATTGAATTAAGGCCCACTTCAATTGAGAAAGAAGTGTTCCCAAAAATTGCAGCAGAGAAAATGCTTTATGCTATGGTTTTGCCTGGGTTCTGGATGGACATTGGGCAGCCGAGGGATTACATCAGTGGCCTGCGATTGTATCTGGATTACTTGAGGAAGAAAGATGCCTCAAAATTGGCTTCTGGAACTCATATTGTTGGAAATGTTCTTGTGCATGAGAGTGCCAAAATAGGAGAGGGTTGCTTGATTGGACCTGATGTTGCAATTGGCCGTGGATGTGTGGTTGAGGCAGGTGTTAGACTCTCACGCTGCACGGTAATGCATGGAGTTCGCATCAAGAAACATGCCTGCATCTCAAGCAGTATCATTGGCTGGCACTCGACAGTTGGGGAGTGGGCTCGTGTGGAGAACATGACCATTTTGGGAGAAGATGTTCATGTTTGTGATGAAATCTACAGCAACGGCGGTGTAGTTTTGCCCCACAAAGAGATTAAATCAAGCATCTTGAAGCCAGAGATTGTTATGTGA
- the LOC113772028 gene encoding uncharacterized protein LOC113772028 isoform X1 — protein MASSSDDECMTPEHLLDHPEMKGMIPEHPGIESEFLSHVRSQEICSQERSSSDKESLALESIGSSDKEGSGGSSQEGGSSSQEGSGGSSQEGEGSDSKLENVRKKRELEKLPEIAEEAVEEEEEYRKAKVWKEWWDRRKKEAKEFDLEDWKERNGDLSHKSREQIRGELQEYCKSVPSFPSNLGAIGGLDDVVKSFFVHDVDPKLWEKYVAECRESEGFDVVTYPGPSPYLLVRPITSYVDYPELHQELIEFATRALEEKQPGYQFLHIERVTGYACSGYMYNITFRAQSADDPDGKSFQAKVYAGINKVEVIFCRPKVKT, from the exons ATGGCTTCCAGCAGCGACGATGAATGCATGACCCCTGAGCATCTACTCGACCATCCTGAAATGAAAGGCATGATCCCTGAGCATCCTGGAATCGAGTCGGAGTTTCTCTCGCATGTCAGAAGCCAAGAGATCTGCTCCCAAGAGAGGAGCAGCAGCGACAAAGAGAGCCTCGCCTTGGAGAGCATCGGCAGCTCCGACAAGGAGGGCAGCGGCGGCAGCAGTCAAGAGGGCGGCAGCAGCAGCCAAGAGGGAAGCGGCGGCAGCAGCCAAGAGGGCGAGGGCAGCGACAGCAAGTTGGAGAATGTCCGGAAGAAGCGAGAGTTAGAGAAGCTGCCTGAAATTGCTGAGGAGGCAGTGGAGGAGGAAGAGGAGTATCGGAAGGCAAAAGTGTGGAAGGAATGGTGGGATCGTAGAAAGAAGGAAGCGAAGGAGTTTGACTTGGAGGACTGGAAGGAGAGGAATGGGGACCTCAGCCATAAATCAAGGGAGCAAATTCGGGGGGAACTTCAGGAGTATTGCAAGTCAGTGCCCTCTTTTCCATCTAACCTTGGTGCAATTGGTGGACTTGACGATGTTGTCAAGTCTTTCTTCGTCCACGATGTAGATCCCAAGTTATGGGAAAAATACGTGGCAGAGTGTCGAGAAAGTGAG GGATTTGATGTGGTTACATATCCAGGTCCTTCTCCGTACCTTCTCGTTAGGCCAATTACCTCTTATGTGGATTACCCTGAACTGCATCAAGAGCTCATCGAGTTTGCTACTAGGGCCCTGGAGGAG AAGCAACCAGGATACCAGTTTTTGCATATTGAGCGGGTAACTGGATATGCGTGTTCTGGTTACATGTACAATATAACTTTTCGAGCTCAGAGTGCTGATGATCCTGATGGAAAAAGCTTCCAAGCCAAGGTTTACGCTGGAATAAATAAGGTGGAGGTTATTTTCTGCCGTCCAAAAGTTAAAACTTAG
- the LOC113772211 gene encoding patatin-like protein 3: MASVTILSIDGGGVRGVIPATILAFLEDELKNLDGPEARIADYFDIIAGTSTGGLISAMLTTPDGDDPEKRKPLFTAQEVVDFYLKESQYIFPKEREAPTKLAAKPLNDEDMSGNISIITLLFQWFSFAVEKLGLPTFLLNYLTRFEKAFLLPKYDGKYLRSKIMGLMGVKQLTDTITNVVIPAYDVLRFQPFVFSSRQAKRDESWNFNLSDACISTSAAPTYLPPHPFTNGLNKFCMVDGGLAANNPTLLAIRDAVVNQKKRVISPDGSLDFSKFIVLSLGTGASGDKSVDVTDPDDWGILAWLGAPSFSSTPIIDALRSANDEMIDVYMSLVIKALGITPIKNYLRIQYPGLDKNDMAFDESDPKHLQHLKELGKELLNKNVTTMNIDKEEYEPVDGQPMTNAEALKDLAARLSAERKSCQGDAVANLWIKSDDDDDDDYP; the protein is encoded by the exons ATGGCAAGTG TCACAATTTTAAGCATCGATGGAGGAGGTGTGAGAGGGGTTATTCCTGCAACCATCCTGGCATTTCTTGAAGATGAGCTCAAG AACCTTGATGGACCAGAAGCTAGGATTGCAGACTATTTTGACATCATTGCAGGGACAAGCACAGGAGGCCTTATAAGTGCAATGCTCACCACGCCTGATGGTGATGATCCTGAGAAACGCAAACCCCTGTTTACTGCCCAAGAAGTTGTTGACTTTTATTTAAAGGAGAGTCAGTATATCTTCCCCAAAGAACGAGAGGCACCAACAAAACTTGCAGCAAAACCTTT GAATGATGAAGATATGAGTGGAAATATATCAATAATCACCCTGCTATTTCAATGGTTCAGCTTTGCAGTAGAAAAGCTTGGTCTCCCTACATTCTTATTGAATTACCTTACTCGTTTTGAGAAAGCATTCTTGCTTCCCAAATATGATGGAAAGTATCTGCGTAGCAAAATCATGGGTCTGATGGGAGTGAAGCAGCTCACTGACACAATCACCAATGTTGTCATCCCAGCTTATGATGTCCTCCGCTTCCAACCATTTGTTTTCTCCTCCAGGCAGGCAAAACGTGATGAGTCTTGGAATTTTAATCTCTCTGATGCTTGCATAAGTACATCTGCAGCTCCAACCTATCTCCCTCCACATCCCTTTACTAATGGCCTCAACAAGTTTTGCATGGTTGATGGTGGTTTGGCAGCCAATAATCCG acTCTGCTAGCTATACGTGATGCGGTAGTGAATCAGAAGAAAAGAGTTATCAGTCCTGATGGAAGCCTCGACTTCTCCAAGTTTATAGTTCTTTCACTAGGAACTGGAGCCTCGGGTGACAAAAGTGTTGATGTTACGGATCCTGACGACTGGGGAATATTAGCCTGGTTAGGTGCACCATCTTTCTCCTCCACCCCCATTATTGATGCTCTCAGGAGTGCCAATGATGAAATGATTGACGTCTATATGTCCTTAGTAATTAAAGCTTTGGGAATCACACCAATCAAAAACTATCTTCGGATCCAG TATCCTGGTCTGGATAAGAACGATATGGCATTCGACGAATCCGACCCGAAGCACCTTCAGCACCTGAAAGAGTTGGGAAAAGAGCTGCTCAATAAGAATGTCACCACGATGAATATAGACAAAGAAGAGTATGAACCTGTTGACGGGCAGCCGATGACCAATGCTGAGGCACTCAAGGA CTTGGCAGCCCGATTGTCTGCTGAAAGAAAGAGTTGCCAGGGAGATGCCGTTGCCAATTTATGGATCAagagtgatgatgatgatgatgatgattatCCTTGA